In Chloroflexota bacterium, the DNA window ATAGCATCTCAAACTGAGCGGGATTTCGTTGCAACCTGCTAGCATCTCGCACTTACAACGCGATGTCCCCGTTCTTGCCCCAGGTGCGGGTGAAACTGCTAGCATAAGCGTACCCGGCAGAGGACTTCAGAGCGTACCAGGTGCCGTTGCTGGGCCGCCAGAGCACCGGGTCCATCTTCCCGTCGCCATCCAGGTCTCCGCTTACCGGCACATCGCCACTCTTGCCCCAG includes these proteins:
- a CDS encoding VCBS repeat-containing protein encodes the protein WGKSGDVPVSGDLDGDGKMDPVLWRPSNGTWYALKSSAGYAYASSFTRTWGKNGDIAL